The DNA sequence ACTTGCACATCATTTTGTACAAGCAGGAAAAAAAACAATTGTTGTAGCGGCAGATACCTTCCGCGCTGCAGCACCTGAACAATTAAAAATATGGGCCGAAAAATCTGGCGCACAAATTGTGCAGGGAGCGATAGCTCAAGATCCTGCGTCTGTGGTATTTTCAGGATGCGAGATATTCAAAAAAGAGGATGCCGATGCGCTCATCATTGATACTGCCGGCCGGCTGCAGACAAAAACTAATTTAATGAACGAACTAACAAAAATAAAACGTATAATCACACGGCAACTGCCCGATTATAAGATTATAACGCTCGTTACCATCGATAGCATGCTCGGTCAAAACTCGTTTGAACAGGCGAAGATTTTTCATGACGCAACGCCTATAGATGGCATTGTGCTCACGAAACTTGATGGAACCGGAAAAGGGGGGATCGTGTTTGCGATCAACTACGATCTTGGCATTCCTGTTGCCTATATTTCATTTGGAGAAAAAATTGATGATATTAAGCTATTTGATAAAAATGAGTACGTCTCATCACTCTTTACTTAATCGCAGCGCATTAGCATGGTATACTTTTTCTCTCTCTTGCTGAATAGTGCCCCAATTAACATCTTTTGCTGGAGCGACTCCTTCTACCTCATTCCATTTTTTTAGCCTTTGAGAAAGCTCCTCAGTAGACATTGGTTTTTTTAAAGTAACTAGATAGCAACCAAGCCCCTGAGAAAATTCGATTTTTTTTGTTTTTACACATGTTAGTTCAAAATTCAAAATATCATCAAAAGTAGCTTTGCCGTCTTGATCTGCGCTCATAAAATTAGAATCTAATTTTATAACAACATCGCGTGTTTTGTCTTTTTTTTCAGTAAGAGCTTTAAATTTTTGCTTTACTTTTTCATACAAAGAGGGTTTTTTATCCACCGTTTTTCTCTGCACTGCCACAACAGCAAGTTTTTCCGTTTCGATGCCAACTTCCCAATCGTTATCATCTTCGCGTTCTTCATATTTACTTAAATTAATTTTTCCTTTTGCGTAATCTTTTTTATCCATTGCATAACATTCGATCACCCAGATGCCTAAAAGAAACGACAAAATATTGAGCATTCTTTTCATAGTTTTCTAACTTATCGATAAAGGGTTATTCTAGGAAATAAGTATAATCATACACAGAAAAAAAAGTGAAAGGTGATTATCGTTGAATCATCAAACACAAACATTAATAGCTAAGCTCGAGCAACAATTAGCTTCTATTTATAAAACAACTATTGAGCAACAGCAAGTTGCTTGGTGGCTTTTGCAAGCGCTTACCGGATTTGATGTTGCGCATATTTTAACCAAAGAAATACTAGAGCTGAGCGACGATCAAGAAAATAAACTTAATGAATGGATCCGGCTGCACACTATTGAACAAAAACCGTTGCAGTATATTTTAGGAACCGTACCTTTTGGTTCGCTTTCCATAATTGTTGAGCCTCCAACGCTTATTCCGCGCCCAGAAACTGAAGAATGGGCTTTGCACATTATCAATCTTCTCAAAAAATTAAAGGATCAACATTTAACAATTTTGGATTTATGCACCGGAAGTGGTTGTATTGCGCTTTTGCTTGCAAAAGAATTACCAGCATCTCAATTAATCGCAACAGATCTTGCCGATTCTGCCCTTTCTTGCGCGCATGCAAATGCAAAAGCAAATCGTTTACAAAATGTTACGATCATTAAATCGGATCTTTATAACGATATTGAACCACGCAAGCAATTTGATTTAATCGTTAGCAATCCTCCCTATATTGCTGCACAAGAATGGAAACATCTGGACCCAATGGTTGCAAATTGGGAAGATCGTAATGCCCTTGTTTCAGAACACGGTGGCCTTGCTCATATTGAGGAAATTATAAAAAAGGCGCCGCTCTATTTAAAGCAAAACAATCAGATGAAAGAGTTGATGATTCCGCAACTCATTATTGAAATTGGCTACCGACAAGGAAATTCGGTTAAAGAACTTATGCGCAAGGCGCTTTTTGAACATGTGGAAATTTGGAAAGATCTTGAAGGAAAAGATCGTGCTGTCTGCGCTAGGATGCCACTATGATCTGGCGAAAAAAAACTCCTTCATTTATTGGCGTTTGCGTGTTTGATGATCATCTGGAATTTAGTTGTACTAAAGAAGAAGATGCCGATTATAACGTGCGGACCGAAATGGTATTGCTGCCCGGTTCTCAGATCGTAAATGGATTAATCTATAATCGCGCACTCATTGGCGAACATATTGCTCGGTTTATTCATTCTTTTCATTATCCATTTATTGTTTTATCGGTAAACGATCGACTTATTTACCATGATAGTTTGCAGCAAAAAAATCTAACAGCGCAGCATAATTTCCACTTCTTTCTTTTAATTATAGAAAATAATCTGAACTGTTCGTTGATAACAACGCACGATCGAGCAAAAGAGCTGGCGCAATCGCGCAGTTTTATTCATTGTGATAATGCCGTCGTTCGCGCAGTTGGTCTTTATTTATTGGGAAAAGAATATTATGAAAAAAACAGTTAATCTTTTTTATCTTTTGCCGCCAAAGCAGCAAGAATCGCTCAAACTTTGGTACCGTATTTCCTGGATTCTCCTCTCCGCTGCGCTCATAGTTGTTTTGAGTATTAACGCATGCCAATTAATGCACCTCATGTACGCAAAAACAAAAAGAAACGAGCTTATTACTGCACAGCGCACTAATGCTTTTTGTGAAAACCTAGAAACGCTACAAACGGAAAAAAATAATTTGCAACATTCACTCCAGAAAATAGAGCGTTATCAATCTGCAACAAAAGTTCCGCTGGAACTCTTGAACTATATTTCGTCGATCATTCCAAAAGATACGGCACTCACTCAAATTTCGTATCAGGGTAAAAGCCTATTGACCGTAAGCGGCCAAACGCGCAGCTTACAATCAGTAGAACAGTTTTTGGAATCACTCAAGCAATCCGCTCACTATAAAACAGTTAAGCTCGATTCGCTGCATCATGGGCGCGATACAAAAGATGAGAATAGTTTGATCGATTTTCGAGTGATAGCAGCCCTCGTATAAATATGTTAATCTCTTAACAAATTGAGCATTCCTGCTCAATTGTTTTAGGGACAAAAAACATCATGGGAAAAATCAGACAATTACCGCCTCACGAGGCTCATAAAATCGCAGCTGGCGAAGTTGTTGAGCGACCGGCAAGTGTTATTAAAGAGCTTGTAGAAAATTCGATTGACGCAGGCGCCACAACTCTCTCTATCTTTGTCAAAGATTCAGGAAAAACATTAATTCGGATCGTGGATAATGGATGCGGCATGAATCAAGAAGATGCGGAGCTTTGCTTTTCCCATCACGCAACGAGTAAAATTAAGTCGGTCGATGAACTTTCTTCAATAGCAAGTTTTGGATTTCGTGGCGAAGCACTCAGCAGCATCTCCGCTGTGAGCAAAGTTTCGCTCATTACAAAGGAAGCAACTCAATCGAGCGGAATTTTAATTGAGCGAGAAAGCGACCTGAACACAATTTCTTCCGTGGCAGCTCAAAACGGCACAGATATTGCAATACATGATCTTTTTTACAATGTGCCGGCAAGAAAAAAATTTTTAAAAAGCGATCAAACAGAATGGCGCCAAATCGTTCAACTCTTTCAAGCATTTTGTTTTGATTATCCGCATATTCATTTTAAATTATATTCTCAAGATACCCTCAGCTATAACTGCCCCCCAACCGAAACGCTCATGCAGCGGGCGCAACAAATTCTTGATCCGCATATTTCAAACTCACTCCTTGAGCTTGAGCAGTATCAAAACGGTTCACTTACTATCCAAGGCGTAATATCCGATCATCAGCTTTATCGATATGATCGAGGTCTACTTTTTTTCTTTGTTAACCAACGATGGGTAAAAAACAGCGGCCTTTCCAAAGCATGCGTAAGGGGATATCTCAACATTCTGCCTCCCGATAAATTTCCGGTTGCGCTTCTAAAAATTACGATAGATAAGCAAGAGGTCGATATCAATGTTCATCCTCGAAAAGAAGAGGTTGCTTTCCTGCATCCACGAATTTTGGAAAACGCTATTCAGGAAACAATAAAAAAATCACTTTCGCTCAAATTCCCTCCTGAAAAAAAAGAACCTATTTTTCAATCTACACAATTTCGCTCGCAACGGAGTTCCAGTGATACGCTGGCACAACCAGTTTTCTCATTACCTCCAACGCTTGTTCGGCCTGCCGTTAACAGTGATTATTTTTCACCCCCGCCATTTATCACTCCAGCATTTGTTCAACCAAAAGAAATTGCGCAACCGATTTTGCAAACACCTGATGTAACTGAAACAATCGATGCATCTCCCGATATTCAAATTCCAATAAATGAAGAAACGCCATTGCGCTTAATTGGCATCTTCGCACAAACCTATCTGCTACTCGAACAAGAGAATGGGCTGTTGCTCATTGATCAACATGCGGCGCATGAGCGAATTCTTTACGAGCAATTTAGATCTCGTTTTGGAGAGCTACCAACTATTCAATTACTCTTTCCTGATGTGCTTGAACTTTCATCAGATGAAATTGAAACCACGCTGGAATATAAAGATTTTTTTGCTAAGCACGGAATTATTCTGGATCAATTAAGCAAAACACATATCGCCGTTCAAGCGATACCTGCGCATCTAAAAAACGCATCGCGTAAAGATCTTATTAAAGAATCGCTTGCGCTCATTGCAGAGCACCAAGAATTGCCAAAAGAAGAGTTTTTCAAAAAAGTGCATGAAAAAATGCACGCGCAAATGGCTTGCAAAGCTGCAGTAAAAGCTGGCGATCAATTATCTCTTGAACAGCAACATGAACTTATTGCACAGCTTGAAAAATGCGAAAACCAAATCGCATGCCCGCATGGAAGGCCAACGCGTTGGCTTTTGAGCACGTACGAGATTGAAAAAAAATTTAAACGCAAAGTTTAAACTATTTTGCGTCCGAAATTAATTTTCGATACGCATGCGCATAAATTAAAGCTGCCGCAGGAATAACTATAAGTAACGTCACGCCAAAAAATGAAAGAGCTGCCCATCGTATGATCGAAAGTAAGAACACCAAGCCAACTAAATCCATTTTGTGCCCTTTTGTTATCTGCGCACTTCTTCTGAACGATTCAAAAACGCCAGCATCTTCGTCTACGATTGCATATTGATAGAAGCCAAAGGTGATCACTAAATAAATGCCGGGTACAATTAATAAAGCAAACCCAACGGCACACATCAACCAGTAAAGAAAGGTGGCGATAACATCGCGTAATAAAAGTCGCCAGCAAGAAAAAAGCGTTTTAAGCGTGCTGCGGTCGTGATCATAAAAATTTAAAGCTATTTTTACCAATCCGAGCGCCATCAATCGATGCAACGTGTATAACAATAATGATAATATGCAGACCGCAATCGAAAACGCGGGTCCAGTTTGCATAATAACATTCTTTATGAGTTCAGAATTAGAAACTCCCGCCGCATTGAGGATCCGAACAATTTGCATAATTTGCGTCGCAAACGGAAACGCGGTAATTGGCAGCCCAATCAAAACTGCTCCGACCATTACGCCCAAATAGATCAACATAACCGCTATAAAAAAAGCAAAATGCTCAATTACGGTCGAAAACCCAAACCAAAGGGCGCTTTTGATAGAGAAATGTTTTTTCATCTATATCCTTTCCTGGCCTTTTTTTCAAAAAAATCATACTCCATTGGCCGCAAATAAA is a window from the Candidatus Babeliales bacterium genome containing:
- a CDS encoding PilN domain-containing protein, whose product is MKKTVNLFYLLPPKQQESLKLWYRISWILLSAALIVVLSINACQLMHLMYAKTKRNELITAQRTNAFCENLETLQTEKNNLQHSLQKIERYQSATKVPLELLNYISSIIPKDTALTQISYQGKSLLTVSGQTRSLQSVEQFLESLKQSAHYKTVKLDSLHHGRDTKDENSLIDFRVIAALV
- the mutL gene encoding DNA mismatch repair endonuclease MutL — encoded protein: MGKIRQLPPHEAHKIAAGEVVERPASVIKELVENSIDAGATTLSIFVKDSGKTLIRIVDNGCGMNQEDAELCFSHHATSKIKSVDELSSIASFGFRGEALSSISAVSKVSLITKEATQSSGILIERESDLNTISSVAAQNGTDIAIHDLFYNVPARKKFLKSDQTEWRQIVQLFQAFCFDYPHIHFKLYSQDTLSYNCPPTETLMQRAQQILDPHISNSLLELEQYQNGSLTIQGVISDHQLYRYDRGLLFFFVNQRWVKNSGLSKACVRGYLNILPPDKFPVALLKITIDKQEVDINVHPRKEEVAFLHPRILENAIQETIKKSLSLKFPPEKKEPIFQSTQFRSQRSSSDTLAQPVFSLPPTLVRPAVNSDYFSPPPFITPAFVQPKEIAQPILQTPDVTETIDASPDIQIPINEETPLRLIGIFAQTYLLLEQENGLLLIDQHAAHERILYEQFRSRFGELPTIQLLFPDVLELSSDEIETTLEYKDFFAKHGIILDQLSKTHIAVQAIPAHLKNASRKDLIKESLALIAEHQELPKEEFFKKVHEKMHAQMACKAAVKAGDQLSLEQQHELIAQLEKCENQIACPHGRPTRWLLSTYEIEKKFKRKV
- the prmC gene encoding peptide chain release factor N(5)-glutamine methyltransferase; protein product: MNHQTQTLIAKLEQQLASIYKTTIEQQQVAWWLLQALTGFDVAHILTKEILELSDDQENKLNEWIRLHTIEQKPLQYILGTVPFGSLSIIVEPPTLIPRPETEEWALHIINLLKKLKDQHLTILDLCTGSGCIALLLAKELPASQLIATDLADSALSCAHANAKANRLQNVTIIKSDLYNDIEPRKQFDLIVSNPPYIAAQEWKHLDPMVANWEDRNALVSEHGGLAHIEEIIKKAPLYLKQNNQMKELMIPQLIIEIGYRQGNSVKELMRKALFEHVEIWKDLEGKDRAVCARMPL
- the ftsY gene encoding signal recognition particle-docking protein FtsY; amino-acid sequence: MLNFFKTQLNKIVSHFSRISSLFSKSSIDEASLKELEQLLIQADTGVKTTRHILEQLKKTAPQELSGAQLKRNLSDILLNLLKPFSFPESKAVYLMVGVNGSGKTTFAGKLAHHFVQAGKKTIVVAADTFRAAAPEQLKIWAEKSGAQIVQGAIAQDPASVVFSGCEIFKKEDADALIIDTAGRLQTKTNLMNELTKIKRIITRQLPDYKIITLVTIDSMLGQNSFEQAKIFHDATPIDGIVLTKLDGTGKGGIVFAINYDLGIPVAYISFGEKIDDIKLFDKNEYVSSLFT